DNA from Elgaria multicarinata webbii isolate HBS135686 ecotype San Diego chromosome 8, rElgMul1.1.pri, whole genome shotgun sequence:
gagtttttccagtcctacctggagatagcaaagattgaacctgggattttctgAAGGCAAAGCATGTACATGTGCTCTCCCTCTGAGTTCCAGCCTTTCCACAATGGAGGGCAGGATATCAAGCAGCCAGAAGAGTCTATGTACAAATATGCATGTTACAGGCCCAAATAggatttagtttttttaaaaaagaagaaaaaaagagaaaaagaaggctCACCTGTGTTGATCTTGCCATTAAGAGttattaaaaaatgtgcattgtattttgttttgctaTTTATTGAATATATTCCCAAAAGGACCTTTTAAACTTGTTGGAAACCTTTCCCTGTTGAAATTTCTTTGGCTTCCGCTATCGCATTCCGAAATGGCACCCTAACCCTAGGccatttaaaaagccaaaaacCATCACCAGAGATTTGGGCTTTCTTCTGGGAGAtgagcagcactttcaaatgagCAACGTTGGTGACCAATTCTTCTAATGTTATGGGCTTTGTTGCCATTGAatgccattttcagaaatgttctGTGTATGCCTCTAGTAATCCACGTTTCTCTGTTCTTATTCCCCACCCTTCCCCTAGCATTCCCATGGTTTGGCATGGATATTGGTGGGACGCTTGTTAAACTGGTCTACTTTGAACCAAAAGACATTACAGCCGAAGAGGAACAGGAGGAAGTGGAAAACCTGAAAAGCATTAGGAAGTACTTGACTTCCAATACAGCCTATGGTAAAACTGGAATTCGAGATGTCCACCTCGAACTGAAAAACTTGACTATGTGTGGGCGTAAAGGGAACCTTCATTTCATCCGTTTTCCAAGCTGTGCTATGCACAGGTTCATACAGATGGGTAGTGAAAAGAACTTCTCAAGCTTGCATACCACACTTTGTGCCACAGGAGGCGGAGCGTACAAGTTTGAGGAAGACTTTCGAATGGTATGTTGGACTTCCACACCGTCTTGGTTAAGAGTCCCGTCCCCCCTGTGGTAGTGCTGCCCAATCAAATATAGAAGAGTGTTTGTGTCAGTCAAGCCTATAACTTCATTGCCTATTTTTGTCACTTCAGACCATTTTTTCAGCTCAACAGTGCAACCCTTATATATGTAAACCCTCTAGGTTCAATGCATCTTGCTCAGGTAACCGTGTATAGGATTGGAACCTAAATAATTGTTAACTTGAGATGGGTTGTCTGCAGAAGCCTGTCCTTTATTGTGAACAAGACGGCCAGTGTTTGTTTTATCATGTTAACAGATGTGTCATGCTGATTCCCCCCCCTTACCACATCTATTTATTATGTAATTAGAATATTTTTTGGCTCACTCCGTCATTCTGTGAAGGCTTGAGATgaagaacaataaaaatacaaagattaatatatttatatttttaaaaaccctaaaacatattttaaaactggGAATTAATGATAAAAACAGAGAGCAGTATGAACTAGTAAAAGCTTGGTGGAGCAATATCGTCTTTACCAGCTGTCCAAAGGACACTAAGGAGGAGGCTAGCTTAAGctccctggggagggcattccacaactagggCGCGCTACACTACTTGCGAAATATATTGGTATTAAGACTGAACACGAGGCATGCATGTCTTCTACCAACCAAGCCATGCATCCACAAGTGAAGTATTGCAGACTTCCAACAAGGCAAGACCCTGTTTTTGCAGTCCAAGAGAATGAAGCAAAAatgggttggttgggtttttgtttgttttgagtttggtgggtcacaagttgtgtgCGCCCTTGGTCCAGATACCCTcagtgggccccctccctcagtgagtctgccataagaacataagtgccatactggatcagacggcgggtccatctagtccagcactctgttcacacaggggccaagcagctgtcaaggAGGGACCAATACAgccttctcaccactattgtcaccagctgctgttgctcctcatcttctttctcagcattgctgccacttgcttgcttgataggcagagaggcAGGGGCATCTACAGCTTCTCATCACGGCCACCATTGTATGGGCCAGACCGAGAGGCAGTTGAACCAGCAGGTTGCAGTGAtgaggagaaggagcaactcGGGTGGGCTCTTGTCATtgggaccctgctggggtgtggcctTCTGCAGATGCTCAGCcaagcctacccttgacaccagccctgatgaACAGTAGTGGTGGGTGGGTTTAAATGGAAGAACATGGGCTGCCTTCAGCCATTTCCCCTCACACGATTAACAGTCACATGAGGGGAAGAATAAGGCCACGCCTACTAGCCCCATCATCCATATGTTGGGGCCATGTCTGCAGAGAGGAAGCTTCCTGAATGTGCATTGGCTCTTCTCCCCATGATGTGGAACGCTGAACAATTGGAGTTCCAGATCACCAGGAGAACCTGTGTGTGTTTGGTAGATATCCCATATGCAGGTAGGCTCCCAATGTGTGGACATGTGGACAGGGCTGTCAGGGACTCAGGCACAGAGTCAGTCATTGCATGAGGGGGAGACGTCTGAACAGGGCTTTTGACAGGCTGTTGTTTATGCTGTTGATTGTCAAGTCTTAACATTAATCGCAAATGAATGTGTTTTAAGGAAATCTGGAAAAACTGGCTGCGTGGGTGAGTGGGATGAATAAGAGCTGTGAACTGGTTTTCTGAGTCATTTCAAGAAGTAATGTACTCCTACTTCACTTTCCTCCAAACATGCCCGCTTCCCCAGGTGATCGATATttgtagaatagtagacttggcaTTTAACTGaacgatttaaaaaaaatactgctggACCGATAGAATGTATATTTTAAGTCTTCATTTCTCTTTTGTTTCTCTTAAATAGCTATCTTGTATTCTGTGTTATCAAACAGGCATATGAAAATATCATATTGAAAGCTTAGGTGTTTTCTAAAGCAGGGctgagcaatttgtggccctccagatattttggcctataacaCCGATCATCCCTCATcgttgactatgctggctagcgatgatggaggttgtaggccaaaatatctgtaggaccacaagttgcccagccctgttctaaATAGTAGCAAGAGTTACAGACCCTTTAATGCTATAGAACCTTCCTTTCTGAGTGTTTCTGAAATTTTGCTTGCAGACTGGAAGATCCCTAAAAGCTAAAGGCCTGAGAAACCTTCATGCTCAAGCCTCTGTAATTTTCTTTGTGCCTACTTAGTGTAAGGATGGGGTACCTGTTGTTCTTCAGTTATGTTAGACTACCACCCCCATATTCTGTGAcccttggccatgttggctgaggctgatgggaattggagtccaacaacatttgagggccacaggttccccaccctgatttAGTGTGACACCAGCTGTTCCCAGGAGCTTAGCAATTGCTTATGGGCTACTTTAGTTTATTCTAAAGTATGAGAGAAGAGGGGAGGTTGTTTAAAAGAAGAAGTTTCAGTAAAAATTCAAGAATTCTGTGCCTTTCCTTTAGCATTCCAACAGCTTATAATTTTCAATATATTTATTGTGTTGGCTGTTGGCCTGAGGCAAAAGGTGAGGCAAGATAGGTAAAGTGATACCttcttactgtatttctttgtgTGGGTGAGCATGCCACTGGGGATTAtgtaacacatgcacacacattgttTTGCAAGTTGCTGCATCTTATGCTAAAAGAGGCAGAAGCTGTTCCAAATTAAGAGGTGTTCATAGAAgcctttgtttgttttgaatggtatcacttaaaaaagaaagaaaacccaaacCTACCCTTTTTCATTATATGCAAACAGTTGATGTTCTATACTACAGCAATGGATTTCACTCTGTGTACATAGTTCATTGGTGGTAACTAATGGATCACTCCAGTGTAGGCATGGCAATGGAGTGGTTTCACTACTGTAACTGAAGCAGTTAATATTTCCAGTCTTGTGATGCAGTGCAGTTTCCACTGTGCACTCTTCATTCATTATACAAAAGTCAATTACATTGCCTGTGTTTGCTGTAGAGAGTGAAGAAGGGGAGGACACAGGagtctgaaaacaaagcaatttgTGGCTCTTGGTTTTGTGTAACTCAGTTTAAATTATATAGGGTGGTGTTTGAAAACTTGCATTTGTAACATTCATGTAGATATAGATGATGGAACATACAGTTCCATTCATGTAGATATAGATGATGATAAGAGCATTAGCAAGTTTTTCAATTCCACCCGATGGGAAGAATTAATTATATTTGGAAAGTTTGCTTAATCCTGTGAAAGTATTTACTTTGTTCTTAACCTCTTATTCTCTTGGACAGGAACAAATTGTCCCAAGGCGATATTCAAGTCCTAGATCATACCTAGAGCTTTCACTTCAACTACAAAGTGTTGCCAGCAGTATACATGTTGGCTGTAGTTCTCAACTGCTCCAAAACAAAAACTGTCCTGCAGGGCTCTGCCATTTAGTTGGATTCTGGCTTTGTAACTGCACTTTAAAGTTGGAGAACTGAAAACGGTTTGAGGGTGACATTGCttcccatagtgtgtgtgtgtgtacatacattcACACTCAAACATTCGTTTTGTTCCACCTTTGACTCTGGAAAAACAGTTTATGCAGGTTTTATGAAACAGTAGAAAAATCTATTTGACCAGAGGTAAAAGTGAAATGTGTGTAGTTGTGATCCATCTTTCAAAATACCATCAACTCTCTGAGAAACCTATAGCAGCGAGATCTCTCCAAGGAGAGAAAAGACCCTGGTCCAAACCTCAAATGCATAACACACTTTGACCTGGTGGTTGTGCTTGTTGTCAGACAGATGGACAATCTGCTTGACTTGAAACTTCCTGTGCAAATAGTTCTTTATTATTCTAGCGATGACCCATTGGCCAACTCAAACAGTACAAAGTACTTCAGCAGAACCTTTTGACTCATGCATTAGTTTTTATGCAGTATCAATGTGTGTTCATTTATTAACTTCTTTTCCAGATCGCTGACCTTCAGCTTCATAAGCTAGATGAGTTGGACTGCTTGATCCAGGGTTTGCTCTATGTGGATTCTGTTGGTTTCAACGGCCAGCCGGAGTGCTATTATTTTGAAAATCCCGCAGATCCTGAACGATGTCAGAAAAAGCCTTACTGCCTTGATAATCCTTTCCCTATGCTGCTAGTTAATATAGGCTCTGGGGTCAGCATCTTAGCAGTGTATTCCAAGGACAACTACAAGAGAGTTACGGGGACCAGGTGAATATACTTACGTCTCAAAAATAACTTGTTTTGCTGGAATACAATGTCAACCCTTCTAGATCAAAGATTCTGAATCTTTATTACAGCAGGCCTCTTAAAGTCAGATAAGAGCTGAAGTCAGTGTCTGACCTCCTGAAGCATACATGAGTTTGGGAAAAATGGCCCCTGAGTTGGGTAATTGGGGCCAAAAGACACCATGGCTGAGCTGTATTTTAAACCCAGGTTCATCCCTAGGACTATCCATTGGAGTGCACTGTCTATTGTGCATGAATCTTAGAGGGAGGCAAAATAGCAAATTGCTTCATTTAAATGCCCAGGATTCAGTCGACACAGTTGAGTAGAATGTTCTTTGAGATCTTtgacaaaaaaaatccaaagtgtAGTGATAATCAACAACTCATTGTCTTGCCTTATTTTCAAACTCAATAAGGTACTTTTAAGACACACAAATCCTTTAGGCTTTGACAATAATCTACTGCCTATATAAGCTAAGTAGGTGTCTTCTTAAGCAAATGAAAAATGTAACCTTTCAATAAGGTTTTTTATTATATTAGAAGGAAAGGAATCCAGTGCTTAGGGACTGTCTGAGCAATTTGATTTTAAGTAGCCTTTCTTACAGGCTTTTAAAAGGTTTGAAATGTATGAGTAGTTATCAGCATTTAAGGTAATCTTCaaagaagaaattcctgaagacactgtattttattattatttatttaaaacatttctatccctccctatatcatggaatcagttacctagggaggttgtgggctctcccacactagaggcattgaagagtcagctggactaccatctgtcagggatgct
Protein-coding regions in this window:
- the PANK1 gene encoding pantothenate kinase 1, with protein sequence MKLIIDEKRSFPWFGMDIGGTLVKLVYFEPKDITAEEEQEEVENLKSIRKYLTSNTAYGKTGIRDVHLELKNLTMCGRKGNLHFIRFPSCAMHRFIQMGSEKNFSSLHTTLCATGGGAYKFEEDFRMIADLQLHKLDELDCLIQGLLYVDSVGFNGQPECYYFENPADPERCQKKPYCLDNPFPMLLVNIGSGVSILAVYSKDNYKRVTGTSLGGGTFLGLCCLLTGCETFEEALEMAAKGDSTNVDKLVKDIYGGDYERFGLQGSAVASSFGNMMSKEKRDSISKEDLARATLVTITNNIGSIARMCALNENIERVVFVGNFLRINMVAMKVLAYAMDYWSKGQLKALFLEHEGYFGAVGALLELLKMTDDQ